A region of the Bacillus sp. NP247 genome:
TTCTTTGCGCTTATTAGACACATCACTATATGAAATGGAAATAATGAATATAAAAGATGAACAAACAGCGTCATATGCAAAATGGATTCCCAGCACTGCATTCATTCAGAAGGAAAAAGTGCTATATCCGGATGGAATAATAAAATATATCCAAAAGAAAAAAGACGAAATCCTTTAGGATTTCGTCTTTCTTTTCATATATTAACCAATATCTCCAAGACGTAGTACGTCACGAGCGATCATAACTTCTTCGTCAGTTGGAATTACGATAATTTTCACTGGAGAGTGAGGGAAGCTGATGAATGCTTCTTCACCGAATACGTTATTGCGTTTTGCGTCGAAGTATACGCCCATATACTCAAGGCCTTCTAATACGCGCTCACGAATAATTGCACTGTTTTCACCTACACCAGCTGTAAAGATGATAGCGTCAACGCCTTTCATACGAGCTGTGTAAGAACCGATGTATTTATGGATACGGCTTACGAACACGTCAAGTGCTACTTTCGCACGGTGGTCGCCTTCTTCTTCTTTCGCAATGATGTCACGTAGGTCACTAGAGTAACCAGTAAGACCTAACATACCACTCTTCTTGTTTAATACGCTAACTACTTCTTCTACAGTTTGGCCTGTTTTTTCCATGATGTATGGAATTAACGCAGGGTCAATGTTACCAGAACGTGTACCCATTGTTACACCAGCAAGTGGAGTGAAGCCCATAGAAGTATCGATAGACTTACCGCCTTCTACTGCTGCGATACTTGCACCGTTACCTAAGTGACAAGAAAGTAGGCTTAAGCTTTCAATTGGGCGACCTAATAATTCAGCCGCACGCTCTGTTACGTATTTATGAGAAGTTCCGTGGAAACCGTATTTACGGATACCAAATTTCTCATAGTACTCATACGGTAAGCTGTATAGGAATGCAGATTCCGGCATTGTTTGGTGGAATGCTGTATCGAATACTGCTACTGCTGGTACGTTTGGTAGTACTTCTTGGAATGCTTTAATACCAACAAGGTTTGCTGGGTTGTGAAGTGGTGCTAAATCGCTTAATTCTTCGATATCAGCTAATACTTCATCATCAATTAAAACAGAATCAGCAAATTTTTCGCCGCCGTGTACAACACGGTGACCGATACCGCCAATCTCATCAAGAGATTTTACGATTCCGTTTTCAGTTAATTTCTTAAGAAGCATATTAACTGCTACTGCGTGATCTGGGATGTTTGTAATTTCTTTTTGTTTTTCGCCATCTACAGTAATAGTGAAGATACTATCTTCTAAACCGATACGTTCTACTAAACCTTTTGTTAATACTGTTTCACTTGGCATTTCAAATAATTGGAACTTTAAGGAAGAGCTTCCTGCGTTAATCGCGATGATTTTTGACATCTAGTCTTTCGCCCCTTTTTCTCTTGGTAGTTGTGTGGATCATTCCACAAACCGCTCGATTTTATCTAATTAAATTCACTCACTATGAAAACGTTTCATCATCAGTAAATTTTATACTCACGATTTTAATTTAAACATCGTCCGACATATATTTCAAGTGAAAAAATTGTAACACCAAGAAAAAAAATATATTACAGATTTCAAAAAAATTCAGTTAAATCTTATATATATATTAAAAAATATGACAAATCCTATACAACTGTACTACATGAATCACTAACCCTGTTACATATATATCGTATTATTTATGTGTTGCAAACCAAGTATTCAATTGATCCATAATGTTCTCCATAGCCTTCATGTTAGAGAATTTAGGTAACTCCACTAGTAGTGCCTGTTTCGGCATTGTTACATCCTGGCCTTTCTTTTGGAGAACAAATATACTTTTTGCATTTTTCTCGTTTTTAAACATGGAAACAGGTAGCTGTAACAATCCTTGAATAAAGCATGTCTCTTTAATGAATGCATGTAGCTTTGGCGCTTGATCACTTTCAAAAATGAAGTTTGGTACTAAGAAGAATAAATACCCGCCTTCTTTCGTATGTTTCACACTTTGTTCAATAAATAAGTGATGTGCATATGACATTCCTTCATCTGCTTTTAACTTATATTCACTCGCACCGATTTCATTTGGATAGTAACCAATTGGTAAGTCTGAAATGACTGCATCCACTGGATCGATATAAAGTGGTGCTAGTCCATCTTGATGGAAGAATTCGATTGCATGCTTTTGTAAATTCGCATTTACTAAAGCAAGTTTAATTAACACTTCATCCACTTCTACACCAAATCCACTCATTGCTAGTTCTTCTTTGGCGCTATTAAACACTGTAGTCATTAAGTTACCCGTTCCGATTGCAGGGTCTAAAACAGTAATTTCTTTTTGACCTTGCATAAATTTATGGAATAAGTAGCTCATGAACATTCCAACTGCATCTGGCGTCATTTCATGATTCGCTTGTACGCCTTCTTTCATTCCTTTTAAAATGGCTAGCTGAAATGCTTTACGAATTTCTTCCCCTTTATATGTTTCTTCATTAAACGTACTATATTCACGATTCAACCTTTCAATTGTTGATTCGGATAATTCCTCTTGTAAAATCGCTCCCTCAAACAAGTTATCACCTGTTTCTACAAGCGCCTCTAAATATGTTACATCTAATTCTTTACGTAAAACTACCGTAGAAGAATCAAAAATAGAAAATAATGTTTCTACTGCCTGACTCACGTACATTCCTCCTTCTCTCTTTTACACATAACTTATATCATACCATAATCTAAATTTTTCCCAAAAGAAAAAGCGACCTCTTGCAAAGAGCTCCCCTTCAAGTTGTTTATGATGTAACGTCTTTTCTCATATATTGGTTCAGTTAACAATACATGAGAAAAGACGACCTCTTCTAAAGTGAAACTTTAATGAGAGGTCGTCTTCATTTCCATTACTTCGCCACTTTTGCTGCTTCTAATGCTGCTTCGTAGTTTGGATGGCTTGTACCTTCGCTTACGTATTCTACGTAAACTACTTTGTCATTGCTATCTACTACGAATACTGCACGAGCAAGTAAACGAAGTTCTTTCATTACTAAGCCGTAAGCTTCACCGAATGAAAGGTCACGGTGATCAGAAAGTGTCGCAACGTTTTCTAAACCGTTAGCTGCACACCAGCGTTTTTGAGCGAATGGTAAATCAGCACTAATTGTTAATACTTTCGTATTTTCAATACCTGCTGCATCTTCGTTAAAACGACGAGTTTGTGCATCACATACACCTGTGTCGATTGAAGGTACAACACTAATTAATTTCACTTCACCTTTGTATGTTTCTAAACTTACTGGAGATAAGTCATTTGCTAATACTTGGAAGTTAGGCGCTTGATCGCCAACTTTAACTTCTGTTCCAACTAAAGTCATTGGATTACCTTTAAAAGTTACATTTGCCACTTAAAAATCCTCCCTTATTTAAACAAAATATGTACAATGTAAATCATAGTTTGTCCCTATCGATAATGCAAATAAAATCGCTTTATTTACAAAAAAATAAAGAAGCTAATTCATTGATTAGCTTCTTTACTCGTTAAATTTGAAATTCCGGATCATCTTCTTTTCGTTTATCCATCATTTCTTTCACTTTATCAACAGCTTGTGGCGCTAATTCAATTATTTTGTCAATGACATGTGTTTGTTTATCTAAATGTAAAACTTTCACACCATCTCCATTTATAACGAGAAAGGCAACAGGATTAATGGAAACTCCACCACCGCTACCTCCTCCAAAAGGATGACGACCAGAATGTTCTACTTTTCCAAATTCACTTCCACCAGCAGCAAATCCAAAACTTACTTTCGAAACGGTAAGAATTACACTTCCATCTGCCGCTTTAATTGGATCACCAACTATTGTATTTACATCAGTCATTTGTTTTAAGTGCTGCATTGCTGTTGTCATTAAACCTTGAATTGGATGGTCCATTCTATATCCCCCCTATGCTTGAATAGATTTATCTGTCATACCAGACTTTTGCTTTCTCATAAACATGAGTAGTTTTACCGCTGTTTTCACAGTACGAAATATATGAAAGGAAGCTGTTAATTCACATCTGGATGCAAATCCCTTCCCTTGAAAAACAGGTGTAATTTCAAATTCTGGTACGTCGACAATATGCATATATTGTCCTACAACTCCAGCAGCCATTCCTTTTGTCCCCCATGCATATCCGGTGACAATCCCAGTACTAGCTGCGTCGCCTACTCCAATTTGCGAGTGCCATTTCCAACCATTGATTTTCACTCGTTTGAGAAAATCTTTAACGATAGTATGAACTTCTTGAAGCTTTTTTATCAGTTCTCCAATGCTATCAAGTTGTGCCATAATTTTATTATCTATTCCGCCGTCCTCTTCAGCTTTTTCGATTTTCTGTCCTGTCTTTTTCTGCTGTTTTTCAATTCTTTCCAATACATCAAACGTATATCGAATCATCCATATTTTCACTTGAAATAAACATTGCTTTTCCATTTCTGAATATAAAAACGTCACCTTAAGCGATATTTTCGATAATAGTATTAGCAAAATAAAAAGTAGAAGAATTATCATTCCAATTACGAGCCATTTCATTCATACCATCCTTTCACTCCATACCCATTATCGACAAGTTTATTCAACATTAAACAATCTTTGATAAAATTGAATATAAAAATTTTTCTAAAAATAAAAAGGGGTTTTGACATTTCATATCGAAATATACTATTTGAGCATATCATTCAGAATACACATTGATGGTATGCAGCACTAAAACTAGAAAATTTAACTGCAGTGGAGGGATACATAATGGCAGATCGTCGCAATTTATTTTTCTTTTATGGTGATGACAGAGTAACGCTCGTTGAAAAAATGAAACCAGTATATCGTATTTTAGAGGAGAATGGATTTACCATATTAGATCATCCAAAAAATGCAAACGCTATCGTCAGCGTTGGAGATGATGGGACTTTCTTACAAGCCGTTCGTAAAACTGGCTTTAGAGAAGATTGCTTATACGCAGGTATTTCTACGAAAGATGAAATTTCTTTCTACTGTGATTTCCACATCGATCACGTTGATACAGCCCTTCAAGAAATTACCAAAAACGAAATTGAAGTGCGAAAATATCCAACAATTAAAGTAGATGTAGATCACGGTACATCTTTCCATTGTTTAAATGAATTCACATTACGCTCTAGTATCATTAAAACATTTGTCGTAGATGTACACGTCGACAATTTACATTTTGAAACATTTAGAGGTGATGGATTAGTTATCTCCACACCTACAGGAAGTACTGCTTACAATAAATCATTACATGGTGCAGTTGTCGATCCACTTATCCCATGTTTCCAAGTAAGCGAACTAGCATCTTTAAATAACAACACATACCGTACACTCGGATCACCATTCCTTTTAAATCACGAGCGTACGTTAACTTTAACACTTAAACCAGACGGAAATGATTATCCTGTTATCGGAATGGATAACGAAGCACTTAGCATTAAACAAGTGGAAAAAGCCGTTGTTCGTTTAAGCGATAAACAAATTAAAACTGTTAAATTAAAAAACAATTCCTTCTGGGAAAAAGTACAGAGAACATTTTTATAGCATGAAAATAACCACCGAATTATGGGATTCCATAATTCGGCGGTTTTTATTTCTCTCGCTACCAGCCACTATTCTTGTTATTTTTTGTCGGTAAGTCGATATCTTTTAATAATCGCTGATATATTTCGAGTCACGGTAGATATGTTTCAATAATCGCTGATATATTTTCACATACTTTTTTATAGACAACCCGGCCATCAATTACGGTCATCGCTGCTTGTACTTCTTTTATTTCTTCTGCCTCTATTTCAAAAATATTGCGATCTAATATAGTAAAGTCCGCTTCATATCCTTTTGCGATTTGTCCTCGCTTCGCTTCTTTTCCGATTGCATAGGCACTTCCTGTTGTAAATAAAGAAACAGCCTCATATACCGTTAATCTTTCTTCTGGCATATAGCATACGCCATCAATAAAACTTCTACGTGTAACAGCGCTATATATACCTAAAAACGGATTCACTTGTTCAATTGGAGCATCAGATCCACCGTTGCAATGTAGCCCTGCGCCGAGTAATGTCTTCCAAGCGTACGCGTAACGAAGACGATGCTTTCCTAGTTTTTCAATAACTGACGGAAAATCCGATGAAACAAAGACGGGTTGAATATCAATAATGGCTTGCAAGTTTTTCATTCTTTCAATCAACTCTTCACGAGCGAGCTGACAATGAATAATGCGGTCACGTAATCCTTCTGCTGGTGGATATAATTCAAGTGCATCAATGACATATTCAAGCGATAAGTCACCGATTGTATGAATGGCAACTGGCATATGTAAATCACGTGCTTTCTTCACTAATCCTGCAAGCTCTTCACGTGAAAAAATCGCAACTCCATTCGTTTCCTGCGCATCTTCATACGGCTCACTTAATAAAGCTGTTCTTCCGCCAAAAGAGCCATCAGAAAAGATCTTCATCGCCCCAAATTCAATATAGTGCTCATTTTCATATTCTTTTCGCTCATTCGCTACTTCATGGTGAACGAGCAAATGTGCTTTAAATGGCATTTCTTTTATAACGTGTGAAAACGCATTGTACGTTTTTTGAAAGCCTCCATAATAATTTAAGTCTTCCGTATGCCCCCCAACTAATCCGTATTGCCAGCAGTCTGAAATCGCTGTTTGCAGAGCTCTTCGCAAATACGCTTCATCTATTTCAGGCTGTACATGTTTTATTAGCTCTTGTCCTTGCTCATATAAAAGTCCTGTTAACTTATTAGACGCATCACGACCAATTTTCCCGCCCTTCGGATCTTGCGTCGCTTCTGTTATGTTCGTTTGTCCCAATATGTATGAATTCACCCATGTCACGTGACGACAAACGCGCTTTAATAAAATCGGATGCTCTTTAGAAATCTCATCTAAATCACGTACATGAACTTGTTTTGTATCTGTAAAATTATTTTCATTCCATCCTTCTCCGATAATCCATGTTCCTTGTGGTGCTCCTTCTACTCGCTTCTTAACAAGGGTAAGCACTTCGCTATATGATGTACAATTTGATAAATCTAGACGAAGCAATCTCTCTCCATGCCCAATAAGATGCATATGGCTATCAACGAGACCTGGAATCATTGTTTTTCCCTCTAAGTCATACAACTTCTCCGCAGAATATAGATTTTCTAACTCTTCCTTATTCCCGATATCCACAATTATGCCATTTTCAACGTAAACAGCTTCCACTTTTTCATTTTCTTCTCGCATTGTATAAATGGTTCCACCATGCCAAATTTCTCCCATATACTCATCCCCTTTTTCCTTTAGTCTACGAAATTAGAACGTATAAAAAAAGCACCATTTCGATTAAAAATGGTGCTTTTCTAAAAATTAATTTTGTTCAGTAGTAGACGTTGTAATTTGCCATTCAATATTAAATTTATCTTTCAATTGTCCGTATGCTGGGCTCCAGAACGTTTCTTGAAGTGGCATAATAACTTCTCCGCCTTCTTGTAACTTATCGAATACTTCTTTCGCTTTTTCCGCGTTACTAATTTGAATTGCGATTGTTACTTGAGATCCGATTGCATGCCCTTTACCTGGGAATGTATCAGAAATCATAAGTTCCGTATTACCAACTTTTAAAGTAGCATGTGCAACGCGCTCTTTCGCTTCAGCTGGAATCGGGTATTCTGGATTTTCAGGCATGTCACCAAAAGTTT
Encoded here:
- a CDS encoding DUF2953 domain-containing protein; translation: MKWLVIGMIILLLFILLILLSKISLKVTFLYSEMEKQCLFQVKIWMIRYTFDVLERIEKQQKKTGQKIEKAEEDGGIDNKIMAQLDSIGELIKKLQEVHTIVKDFLKRVKINGWKWHSQIGVGDAASTGIVTGYAWGTKGMAAGVVGQYMHIVDVPEFEITPVFQGKGFASRCELTASFHIFRTVKTAVKLLMFMRKQKSGMTDKSIQA
- a CDS encoding amidohydrolase, which codes for MGEIWHGGTIYTMREENEKVEAVYVENGIIVDIGNKEELENLYSAEKLYDLEGKTMIPGLVDSHMHLIGHGERLLRLDLSNCTSYSEVLTLVKKRVEGAPQGTWIIGEGWNENNFTDTKQVHVRDLDEISKEHPILLKRVCRHVTWVNSYILGQTNITEATQDPKGGKIGRDASNKLTGLLYEQGQELIKHVQPEIDEAYLRRALQTAISDCWQYGLVGGHTEDLNYYGGFQKTYNAFSHVIKEMPFKAHLLVHHEVANERKEYENEHYIEFGAMKIFSDGSFGGRTALLSEPYEDAQETNGVAIFSREELAGLVKKARDLHMPVAIHTIGDLSLEYVIDALELYPPAEGLRDRIIHCQLAREELIERMKNLQAIIDIQPVFVSSDFPSVIEKLGKHRLRYAYAWKTLLGAGLHCNGGSDAPIEQVNPFLGIYSAVTRRSFIDGVCYMPEERLTVYEAVSLFTTGSAYAIGKEAKRGQIAKGYEADFTILDRNIFEIEAEEIKEVQAAMTVIDGRVVYKKVCENISAIIETYLP
- a CDS encoding VOC family protein, encoding MILGINPYLVLDGGGQEAVQLYKEALDAKVEVMQTFGDMPENPEYPIPAEAKERVAHATLKVGNTELMISDTFPGKGHAIGSQVTIAIQISNAEKAKEVFDKLQEGGEVIMPLQETFWSPAYGQLKDKFNIEWQITTSTTEQN
- a CDS encoding class I SAM-dependent methyltransferase — its product is MSQAVETLFSIFDSSTVVLRKELDVTYLEALVETGDNLFEGAILQEELSESTIERLNREYSTFNEETYKGEEIRKAFQLAILKGMKEGVQANHEMTPDAVGMFMSYLFHKFMQGQKEITVLDPAIGTGNLMTTVFNSAKEELAMSGFGVEVDEVLIKLALVNANLQKHAIEFFHQDGLAPLYIDPVDAVISDLPIGYYPNEIGASEYKLKADEGMSYAHHLFIEQSVKHTKEGGYLFFLVPNFIFESDQAPKLHAFIKETCFIQGLLQLPVSMFKNEKNAKSIFVLQKKGQDVTMPKQALLVELPKFSNMKAMENIMDQLNTWFATHK
- a CDS encoding NAD kinase, translating into MADRRNLFFFYGDDRVTLVEKMKPVYRILEENGFTILDHPKNANAIVSVGDDGTFLQAVRKTGFREDCLYAGISTKDEISFYCDFHIDHVDTALQEITKNEIEVRKYPTIKVDVDHGTSFHCLNEFTLRSSIIKTFVVDVHVDNLHFETFRGDGLVISTPTGSTAYNKSLHGAVVDPLIPCFQVSELASLNNNTYRTLGSPFLLNHERTLTLTLKPDGNDYPVIGMDNEALSIKQVEKAVVRLSDKQIKTVKLKNNSFWEKVQRTFL
- the tpx gene encoding thiol peroxidase; the encoded protein is MANVTFKGNPMTLVGTEVKVGDQAPNFQVLANDLSPVSLETYKGEVKLISVVPSIDTGVCDAQTRRFNEDAAGIENTKVLTISADLPFAQKRWCAANGLENVATLSDHRDLSFGEAYGLVMKELRLLARAVFVVDSNDKVVYVEYVSEGTSHPNYEAALEAAKVAK
- the ackA gene encoding acetate kinase; its protein translation is MSKIIAINAGSSSLKFQLFEMPSETVLTKGLVERIGLEDSIFTITVDGEKQKEITNIPDHAVAVNMLLKKLTENGIVKSLDEIGGIGHRVVHGGEKFADSVLIDDEVLADIEELSDLAPLHNPANLVGIKAFQEVLPNVPAVAVFDTAFHQTMPESAFLYSLPYEYYEKFGIRKYGFHGTSHKYVTERAAELLGRPIESLSLLSCHLGNGASIAAVEGGKSIDTSMGFTPLAGVTMGTRSGNIDPALIPYIMEKTGQTVEEVVSVLNKKSGMLGLTGYSSDLRDIIAKEEEGDHRAKVALDVFVSRIHKYIGSYTARMKGVDAIIFTAGVGENSAIIRERVLEGLEYMGVYFDAKRNNVFGEEAFISFPHSPVKIIVIPTDEEVMIARDVLRLGDIG
- the ytfJ gene encoding GerW family sporulation protein, encoding MDHPIQGLMTTAMQHLKQMTDVNTIVGDPIKAADGSVILTVSKVSFGFAAGGSEFGKVEHSGRHPFGGGSGGGVSINPVAFLVINGDGVKVLHLDKQTHVIDKIIELAPQAVDKVKEMMDKRKEDDPEFQI